GCCTCAGGCCTCTGGCGCCCCTCCGCATGTTCGTTAGCCAGCGTTGACGAAACACATGCGGTGTGGTAGGATCGAGTTGGACGGCCTCGCTGCCGTGCCTGCCCCCGACGCGGGTTCTTCCTCGGGAGTTACGGCGGGCCGACGGTTCGAGCGGGGCCGTTGCGCGCGCGTCACGCCGCCGCTGAGACCGGTCCGTCTCTTGTCTGGCGGGGGACCTGCACGGGGCGGCGACACCATCGAACGGGCCGAGCTCACGCGCGGGCTGGAGGGGCGATATGTCTGAGGCGTCGTCCGCGGAGGCCATGCGGGCCTCCGACCTATTCGTGCAGATCATGTACAAGACGCTGAGCCAGCACCTGATCGCGGAGCTGACCGACGAGAAGGTTAGCCTGCCGCAGGTACACGCGATGCGCTACGTCTGGCTCCATCAGAACGTGCTGATGGGCGATCTGGCCGCCGGCCTGCGGATCAGCTACCCGTCGGCCACCAACATGGTCAAGCGGCTCGAACGCCAGGGCCTGGTGGAGCGGATGGTGAACCCGGCGGATCGCCGTGAGGTGGAGGTCCGCTTAACCGTGCGCGGCCGCGATCTGACCGAGCTCATGGAGAGCGAACGCATCTCGCGCCTCCGCACGGTGCTGGACGCCATGCCCGACGAGGACCGCGCCGCCCTCCTTCGCGGCCTCTACCGCTTCGTGCAGGTGGCCGTGGGCGAGGATGAGGACATCGCCTCCGACGTCTGCCTGCGCTGCGGGGCAAGCGCTGCCCCAGGTTGTCCCATCGCCGAGTCCCATGTGCTCCACGTCTGCCGGTAGGACGGTCGATCCGTGGTCGACTCCCTGAGGTTGCCGGTCTACCTGGACCATGCGGCCACCACGCCGGTCGCGCCGGCCGTGCTTGCGGCGATGCAACCCTTCTTCTCCGACGTGTTCGCCAACCCCGCCGCGGCGCATGCCGCCGGCCTCGAGGCCCGCGAGGCCGTCGAAACGAGCCGCGAGACGCTTGCGCGGCTGATTGGAGCCGACCCCGAGGAGATCACGTTCACCTCTGGAGGGACGGAATCGGACAACCTGGCGCTGAAGGGGGTGGCGCGCGCGGTGCTCGGGGAGCGCCGGCACGTCCTGGTCTCGGCCATCGAGCACCACGCCGTGTTGGACGCGGCGCGAGCGCTGAGTGCGGAGGGCTTCGACGTGGAGACGCTGCCCGTTACCGCCGAGGGCATCGTGGAACCAGAGGCCGTGGCCGACCGTATATCTGCGCGAACGGCCTTGGTCTCGGTGATGCATGCGAACAACGAGGTGGGAACGGTGGAGCCGATCAGCGAGATCGGCCGCATATGCCGCGAGGCGGGTGTCCCCTTTCACGTGGATGCCGTGCAGACCTTCGGGCGGGCCCCGCTGGACGTGAGGGCAAGCTTCGTCGATCTTGCCAGCGTCTCGGGGCACAAGCTCTACGGCCCCAAGGGCATAGGGGCTCTCTACGTCCGCCGTGGGGTGCGCCTCGTCCCGTGTCAGGATGGCGGCGAGCAGGAGCGGGGACGGCGGGCGGGGACGCTTAACGTCCCCGGAATCGTGGGACTGGCCGTCGCGGCGGAGGCCGCATGTGCGGAGCGCGAAGCTGAGTCGGCGCGGCTGGCAACGCTCCGTGACCGGCTGATGGCGGCGCTCCTGGCCAACGTGCCGGGATGCCGGATCAGCGGGTCGCGCCGCCAGAGGCTACCGAACAACGTGCACGTGTGCATCGAGGGTGTCGAAGGGGAGCCGGTGCTGCTGGCACTGGACGCCGCCGGCGTCTTCGCGTCCGCCGGCTCGGCCTGTTCGGCGGGGTCGACAGAGCCCTCGCACGTGCTGATCGCGATGGGCCTTGGCCGCAACCTGGCTCGCGGAGCGCTGCGGCTGACTCTGGGTAAGGATACCGACGCGGCGGCGGTCGAGTACGCGGCGGAAGCGGTGGCCCACGCGGTGACGGAGGTCCGCGGCATGGCCGCGACGGGGTCGTGAGCGTTGACCCGGCCGAAGACACGGAATGGCGGGTGTGCCTTGACAAAGCGGCACACCCACCTTATAATGGTTCGAGCGGGGCGGTCGGTACGCGGTTTCGGCGCCCAATGTTATACAACACACTACCCGTGCCGCCTCAGTGTTGAGGCCGCCATCTATCCGGCGCATGGGCGCCTACGGGCCGCGAGCCGTGGATCCTGGCGGCGGCGTCGGTCTGCCGTCGAGGCGGGCCACACCCAGACGGTCCCGCGCCGCCGTTCCTCCACGCGCTCCAACGCTCGCTACCCGCCGATCGCCGAAGTCGTGTCGAGCCGACTGTGAAAAAGCGCACAGTCGCGGGGCAGTATGTGCGCGTGCCATACGATGCCCGACCCAAGGAGGGTTGTCCTCATGAGCAGCAGTCCCGCCACTCTGGAGCGGACGCCTGCGCCCGTGTCCGATGGCGAGGTGGGCGATCGCGAACCACACAGTGGTACGGCGACCAGGGAGTCGCCTGTTGAATATGTAGACGAACCGGCCGCGGCGCTCCTGGCCATCGTCGACGATGGCGACGAGCCCGATGAGGACGCGCCGCCCGCGGCACTCGCCGAGACCGAGGAGCGCGCGGAGGACGAGTGCGTCGTGGAGCCCACCCGATCGGATGAGGACGTGCAGGTCTGGATGAGCCGCGCGCGGGGCGCTCAACTCCTGACCGCCGAGGAGGAGATGCGCCTGGCCCGTGCGGTGCAGCGCGGCGACAAGCGCGCCAAGGACGAGTTGACCGAGGCCAACCTCCGCCTCGTCGTCAGCATCGCCAAGAAGTACTCCGTGCGCGGGATCCCGCTACCCGACCTCATTCAAGAGGGCAATATCGGCCTGATCCGCGCCGTCGAGAAGTTCGACCCGGACAAGGGCTTTCGCTTCAGCACCTACGCGACGTGGTGGATCCGCCGCGCCATCGCGCGCGCCATCATCAATCAGGGCCGCACCATCCGAATTCCCGTGTACGTAGCCGAGATCATTCACAAACTCGTGAAGGCCAGCGGCCGTCTGCGGCAGCAACTCCATCGTGAGCCCACGGTCGACGAGCTCGCCCGCGAGCTCGAAGTGCCGGTCGAGCGCGTGAACGAGATCATGCGCATCGCGCTCGAGCCACTCTCCCTCGAGACGCCCGTCGGCGAGAAGGACAACAGCCAGCTCTCCGACTTCATCCAGTCGAGCAGCGCTCCCTCGCCCTCCGAGGCCACGCTCAACCTGATCCGGCGCGAGCAGATCGAGGAAGTGCTCAACCGCCTGACCGGGCGCGAGCGCGACGTTCTGCGCATGCGCTTTGGCCTGGATGACGGTTACGCGCGCACGCTGGAAGAGGTCGGGAGCCGCCTGCACGTGACGCGAGAGCGCGTCCGCCAGATCGAGTTGCGCGCGCTGAAGAAGCTGCGCCACCTCGGGCCGGCGGAGCTGATCCGCCACTGAGGCGTGCCCGGAGCGTCGAGATCAGGGAGGGAGCCGCGGCTCCCTCCCTGCTCGATTCCGGCGGCGCGTAGCGCGTGCAACCGCGCCGTGTGCGGCCGCTCCGTCGTCGGAAGCGTGAGCATGTGGCGGATGGGGACCGCGCGCGCGGGCCGACGGTCACCGATCCATGTTGCGCTCGTGGCGTGGGGATGGATCGTCCGCACCGCCCGGCGAGAGCGCTGGGTTGCGGGA
This portion of the Chthonomonadales bacterium genome encodes:
- a CDS encoding cysteine desulfurase translates to MRLPVYLDHAATTPVAPAVLAAMQPFFSDVFANPAAAHAAGLEAREAVETSRETLARLIGADPEEITFTSGGTESDNLALKGVARAVLGERRHVLVSAIEHHAVLDAARALSAEGFDVETLPVTAEGIVEPEAVADRISARTALVSVMHANNEVGTVEPISEIGRICREAGVPFHVDAVQTFGRAPLDVRASFVDLASVSGHKLYGPKGIGALYVRRGVRLVPCQDGGEQERGRRAGTLNVPGIVGLAVAAEAACAEREAESARLATLRDRLMAALLANVPGCRISGSRRQRLPNNVHVCIEGVEGEPVLLALDAAGVFASAGSACSAGSTEPSHVLIAMGLGRNLARGALRLTLGKDTDAAAVEYAAEAVAHAVTEVRGMAATGS
- a CDS encoding winged helix-turn-helix transcriptional regulator gives rise to the protein MSEASSAEAMRASDLFVQIMYKTLSQHLIAELTDEKVSLPQVHAMRYVWLHQNVLMGDLAAGLRISYPSATNMVKRLERQGLVERMVNPADRREVEVRLTVRGRDLTELMESERISRLRTVLDAMPDEDRAALLRGLYRFVQVAVGEDEDIASDVCLRCGASAAPGCPIAESHVLHVCR